A region of the Osmia bicornis bicornis chromosome 1, iOsmBic2.1, whole genome shotgun sequence genome:
taattaaaatttccgaaaattgcgatctttaattacttgtaacttctaaaAGTATTGACCGACCTCGATGAAATTTGCAGCATATATATAACAcacttaaatttacaaatgtcatattttaaattttacatacATTTACGTGTCTTGAACTTTAGgctgtttttttatttttaatctaaCCTATTGAAACAAAATGCAGTTTGATAATGAAGAAAATCTGAATGAAAATCTAAATTATCGATACCTATCCTATTGGAAGTTATTAGAAAATAAGTGAAACTTCGTTTGTCTGTTTGTTTACGTTTACGTTTATCAGAACGACGTGGCGCTTCGATAGGGTAAcctattaaataaaaaattaaaagtaaaaaataaaaattgtttatcgatcgcttaaatatataaaaagatgACTGTAGATACTTCATCGAAAACCCAAGCTACATTTTATCCAGCTTCGTTAATGCCACCCTTCATGGGCGCTTATCCTCCAACCAAGTTAGATACCATCTCGTACGATGGGATGagtatcaattattttcaaaagtatAGGACTGAAACATTGTCAAAATTCTcggtaaattaattttctcaaCGTTCTGACGTTTAATTATTACCAGccaattgtatttatttattattgctaAACTGTTTGTTGCTATTGATTGATTACACATTAtcctttcattttctttatcgaAGATACCACGATATCAATGGGGAATGCAAGAGCCATCGTACGGTGCGCAACCTGAAATCATCGCAACCACAAAGCGTCGAAACATTAATCGTGATTTAATGCTACCCTCGAACGACATCTCCACTATCGACGTAATTCGCATGAAGGAAGTCGATGACTTGTATAAGGTAGTGAAATCTGTGCCAGATACTAGGCCTCGTCAAGTTCACTAACCGAGAGGGGCCATTAAAGGTCTGGTAGCTCAAGGCCCTAGAAATCTTAATTTGATCCTAGTTGATTTTAACGATGCTAGTAATATCGTAATATCTGTATTTTTATAGGGAATACAAATGCATCGCAGTCAATATAAAGATCGCACTGGAACTTTCCATCCCTTAACGTACTTTAAACCCGATTATTATAAGTATCAATGTGCACCAGGAATGACAACGTCGTATATCACGAAATATCCTGTAAATTATATCTCCTATAAGACACCTATAGTGCTGCCCCTTACGCATGGCAGAAGGAAAGAAATACCTAACACGACGGACTTATCTCTTTCTGGCATTTACAATAAGACGAGTTGTATCGCTTATAAACGATAGCTGGAAGAGGGTACTGGAAGCTGAAACTCTGAATATTTTCTGCTTACAAAAAAAGTATGTGTATTTATctttttacatatttacaatACGCGTGTACAACATCGAGCATGGTAGGCTTCTCCAGAGAAAATGGCAATGACCCCACCGTAAGTTTTACCCCGGGCTTACGGGCTCCCATCCTACCTCATTGGTGGTTACGAGGAGAATAACGATTCAGGAGAGAGGGCCCCTTATACATATATGGTACATATGTACCATATAGGTTTGTGGCCTCCCACCACTTGCGTATGAACGTTTATGCGGAAGAATTTgaattcatatttcttaattatatattaaatttaataacatttaataattaaaaattatgttattttattttttaaaacatatttaatatcattatcattaaaattaaggTTTTAAGAATTTCTGCTTTACCTACTGTGCTCCATACCCAAATCTACTTCAagcaaaaaatgaaaaatgattgaaacAGAATTCATTTATAGAAACGTTAGCTTTTCGTGGAAATGATATAATTCATAGTTAATTATGCATTAATACGCGTGCGTGTACGAACTACGAACTGAAGCTGCATGTACTTTAATATGCACAATGAAGTCGCAAGAACAATTATCCTTTCGAAAGCGTGTTTAAATTGGAgcgtaattaaattttgaagtgAAACGTGGACGAAAATTCTGATAACCTCGAGGAGTAGTGTAAAAATTCGTCGGGTGTAATACTTGCCAGTTCATTGAACAGTATTTCGTCAAGCACCTAGGATTAAAAAAGGAATCtgttaatataaatatgtattttaagaCGGTATATCATCgagtttaattattttcgctTTGTCTTTGGGTTTTTCCGTTTATACCTTTGTATAGAATGTAACAGAGGATTAAAGGGATTTTAAACAGAGGGTTAATaccttttcatatttttcttattttcagtGGTGCAAAATTGTTCGTtggtaaatttgaaaaagaacgAAAAGATTTAGTGGACTTGCTCTCAATCAACGCCACGTACGTTTAAAATCAATCTTTATCAATCTGACAGATTGATAGAGACCTGCGGTCGTTTTAAGAGACACCAAGATTTATTCggaaagtaaaaaatataaaactgaTTTAGTCGATTAGCCGAGGATTAAAAACCGAGGAAATTTCTTTCGAGTAATcgatattggaagaataatttttcagaattcagaacaataataataaatgacaTTAAAATACTTTGTTACGTTTTGAAAATCATTGGCTACGATTATTTTTTctcataattttctttattatcaCCTAAGTTTGTTTTGATGAATCCACGGGAAAAATGTTAAACGTGTCTTTCCATTCATAAAAGTCTTACAGTCTGGGGAACTTGGAAAATGATCAATCTTAAGAGCCCTGATGGCGGTCTCAAATACAAAGTTAAGAAAGATTAGATAGTATTAAACTTTCGAAACCGATGAAGGTTTAACAACATTTTGAACTTTAAGACTGTGATGTTAAAGAAGGATGAAACAAATGTTGAATAAATATCGATAATATCTACGAGAAATTCGAAAAATCATAAAGCCCTAAAGTGATAAACAAATAGTACGTATAAGAGGCgaagataaatatttctaCCCATTGAACGAGTACCAGAGTATAAGTCTGATAACTGAGATTGAGATTGTAACACTTCCTATTTTCTTAACACTTTTGTGGCTTCTGTCGTGTTCTCGTGATTTTAAGATTTTCGTTCTTTTCAGTTTATGTGTTATCTGTGGGAATcggaatttttcatttttaatagtCTATGgatatgttttattttttgacGGGATACATATCCCGATTCTGCAATAAAAGGTGAgcaaaagtaaaaaagaatcatttaaattcaatgttcattgaaattcttataagtatttgtattaaatatgtagagtggtacctcggtatacaACTGCTTTGGAATACAAACCGACAAATTTTGCTCGGTATACGTCATTACTAAATACGTCATGCgtcattattaaataattgtttcagaggaaaaattaaattaataatcaattatattcgaaGTTGATGTATTATTTACTGGCTGATTATACAATTGAGGATATCATATAATAAACTATCACCGCAAAACAAGAgacaataaaatttattccgCTTGGTTTGATAATTTAGAATCTATTATTaggttccttttttttttcaaattaattatgttaaattggtgaatattttttataagcTTCTAGAAAATCGTTTAAATGCTGTTCATGACATAAAgaatgtttaaattattttacaaccccattaatgtaggtataatatcaatagcagttttttttacatgagaatggattaatcatttttacattacttCTTATGGGAAAGATTGGTTTGGTATACGTCCTATTCGGTATAAGTCCAAACATCAGGAACGGATTAAGgtcgtataccgaggtaccactgtacCATTAAATTTCTTCTAATTGTAAGTGCATAAAGTCACGGGTCCGCGTTATATAAAAGTGCGCGCAATCGACCCGGAGATTAAGTGTTAAGATGTCCCGCGAGACGGTACAGGAAGAAGGATAATCCACATACAGCGACCGACTCTATTCTTTTTACTGAACCGCTAATTAATAGAGGTGTGCAAGAACCCGAAAATAtcgggtcgggtcgggtcggATATTGTCGAGTTGTACGAGTCGGGTTCTCGTTCACCTCTAATAAATATGTATCACCGATATTTACCATTCGTGCAACGTGTTCCGCCTCCGCCTTATCGATGCTACTGTATTCATCCCCGCCGTTTCGTGTCAATCTACGTACAACCTCGATCAAATCATTGGCTGAAATTTCATTGTCACCGTCCAAGTCTGCAAACAAAGATATTAACGATGTCGGTGTTCGCAAAGGGTTATCCGAACTGTACTGTCCGCATCGTGCAACGCTTTAGTAAGCTAATCACACTACACTCTGTCACGTCGGTGTCTATGCAACGCTTATGGCTTACGGCGCTTATGGAATGGAAATGCATTGAATCTATCCAAAATGAGTCGGGAAACTGTCTCGAATAGATTAGTGGAACAGAATTCTCCTTCTAACTCTATTACTTTCATTCTTGTATTTCTATCACTCGAGTTTCAATGTTAGAATTATAAAAGCGATACAGAAGCGGAAATTGGGGCAAGTTGATAGAGTGACATTTTCTGGACACTATATGCGTTTAGTCCGATTATGACTAGGTATCTGAAGTTACTAATTAACCGTTGTTTACGATGGATTTTACGTCTGTTCAGAGGCGACGATCTTCTACAGCAACGAacaaaacattaaattataaattactgtGATTTAATATTAAGCCATTTCAAGAGTAGATACTTATGTTTTGTCTTTTTCTTCATATAGTCGAAAAGTTATTAtagtttataataaattttattataatttattatatagttgtaggagaggaaagaaaaagacatttcccgtctcgggatcgtctgtcagactcgtcagtggggctgacaagagacgatccctgccccagacacctatcataccgcaattcggaactCCTATGTTATTCGAGAACTGCATGCTGGACGAACGCCAGCGAGAACACTGTCATCCttgccgccacctagcggtccccagTCCGAACCAAATCCtctccccctccactaaacgcctacaatataatttattgtgtaaaatttattattatataaagaTGTATTTATATTCCTATCTCCGGCGAGGCACGTTGGTACAgtgtaacaatataattaatttaaataaaaattgcagaaaTTAATAAACTGAAAAATGTATCAATTTGCCCCAGGCTCctctaattattattgaacACAAGTTTTATCGAATTGTACTACAAATCAGGAAATAAATGCttccgttttctttttttctgttttatcAAAACTGTCTGTATGACAGTTTTTCCTTTCTGTTCAGagactttttattttttctcagTATATCCTACTTTCGCTTCCCTAGGTCCTACGTTAACATTCCTCATCCGTAACCACGAAACGTTACCCCGTTGTACGTATTCTCTCTGTCTGTCTTTGTTTGTTTCTCTACTATTGTTTTTCTGCTTCCGCGAGCATTGGCGCGACACCGTGTGTACCGTGAAATTAAACGATCACGATTAACGAAATCGAGCAAAGTTCTCGCGTCCCAGTAATATTGGGCAGGCTTTCCCAATCAGAAAGGATCGCAAGCTATTTTTGTCTACCCTTTGTTTAAATCCTCGTCGATTCGTTACAGTTCGTTAgtcgaggaaaaaaaaatgcccgatgaaaaataaaagcgGATTTGTTTCTGGAGATTTAAATTCAGTTTTTAGTTGATGCTTGTTAGCAACTGAACATTTACAATGTACTGTTCTATGGGAATcgatgaaaaatgtaaataattttataccaAAGATACGGAATGCCCAACCAGCGCGAACATCTTCAGGGCAATCCCTCGAAAATGCCGAACATAGATCCAAAACGTCTTCGAGCCCTAAATGACCATCGTTTTTCGACGAGAACACTCTATATATCGAACCATGGAGCGGACTGTactgaaattgtaaattgaattaaatcgTTTATCACGATATCAGATTCAGATTTAGTTTCAAGTTTATCATGATATCAATTCAAGTGCTCAAAATTATCTAGCTGTTATCTCTAATTAACTCTCTATTTAACTTACTCTAATTTGAGGCAGTATCGTTTCGATTTGTTTTATTGTAAAACGATGCTCAGGATTTTTCCGAAGTTTTCCTGGATCGATGGCATCGAGGAGTTTGATAATGCTGAAGAAGCATGAGAAAAATGttcaaattgaattattttaaattttaaaaaaattttattggaattttgtattttgttatATATCAAGCGAAGCGTTTTTTAATACTGTACCAGAAAGTACAAGGCACTGGAGTCAaaagtttattaattaaaaagatatcttagggagagacagagagagacCATAGCAGCCTCTCCTCAAGATATCTTTAGAATTATTCCATTTTCGATTCAAGtatcttaataattttttgtagAGAATAACAAGATGCAGAATTTGATGTCGCTAGAAGTACAAAATTCCAAAAACAATTTTCCTGATCGGAAGAGTCTGTCTCTCCTTATAATAACTTTTGAACTGATGAATTTTCGACCCAAGTACCTTAATACTTTTTGATAGAGAATAAAAATACGCTTTCATTGGTATATAGAAGAGTAcgaaagttttatttaaaaaaacgaAATTGACCTTGAAATCTTTGAAACGTTCCTACTTGCAGACAAAAGACGCGATATTAAACTTCTTGTACGTCTTTGTTTCTATTTTACTGTACTGCAGGTTGCTTCTGTTTACTTACCGAAGTATTTCGTGCCTTTTTAAATAAGTCAATTCGACGTAAGTAATGagagtttcctcgtcgagGATATGGTCAGTCGATAATAAATTTCCCATAACGATGCGTAACTAtcaataaatttcaatcaaaCGTTGCGCTATTAATCATCCGTGTACTGTACAGTTATCTACGCACCGATAAGACGTTATCTATTCCGACGGTATTATTCAGAAATATTACATGCGGTATTTACAGTTGAATCGAGTCCACTGCCATCTGTATCACACGTACATAagtatttttgaaattgtaatgttcaataatttttacaaaatactGATTTATGAAAGGAAAACAAATTGTGTTATTATTTGCGTGCTAAGagcattatttataatattattttgcgTGTGTCACTAGTGTACTACCGTTTATTAAATCTGAAATCTGACTACGGACGAGGCTGGCACTCGATTGCTGATGTTGGTTGTCAGCCTCGTTTCGTGTTTCATacaattttcagaaaatttatGTACATGTTCAGGATACTCGACTGGGTTTACTATACGAGCAAAGTAGGACGCTGCtgtttttcaaatattcgtttatttgtttatattctttttttttccaaaatcCTACCCTCCCGATAGTAATTGACGACGCATCGTAAATCCACCCGTTCAGAATCACGATTAACACATTATCCACCGGTTATAAACAAAATAGATAAACACTACCCACTgtaacttttcttttcaatttcctctTAATTGAAGTACCTACATCCAACTTTCATTACTTCAACTGAGTTGTACGCGAAtttgtaataaacaaaatGTTCTTAATTGATATCTTTTCAAAAAAAGCCGATACTGTCAAAAAAGCCTACAGGCTTCCGGTAGATAAACTGTTAAGTTTAAtcgaaagaaataaattgatattttctGGAAACGATAGAATGGAATTTTTCAGTGATTCGAAAACCGAACACtgataagaaagaaagattATCGGGCGAATGTaaagttaaattattattagtgAAAATGCTGGCGATGATAAGTGGTAGGGAGGGAGTAACGGAGTCGAAAACCGGCCAATAATTATTACACGACTCCACGAAGCGGTTATTGTCCCAATTTGGGGGTCGCTTTGCGGATAATGGGTGTGCTCGAGAGGTCATGTGAGTCTGACGTTCCAGCATGTCAACAGCAACTATGCATCATCGGATGTCTGCCGCACGTAAACGCCTGTTCCCTTCCTACCTTCCTACTGCTTCCTTCtctcttcctccttttccgGACCTTCTCTATCCCAATCACCCTCCTGTCTCTTGCTTCACTATCATCCCTATCCGTCTTTGCCTCaccttccttctttttccccTCGCGAACTCGTCTCGTacgaattttaatcaataGATACGTTACCTTTTATTGGCTGTCATGGTAGATTTATTTAAAGGAAAATCGGGAAAAGGGTAGAGGAAGAAGGGTATAATATGCTCTGTAGGCATTGTCTTCGACTCGTAGATCAAGCCGCAAGTTCGTACGAGGAATGGCACAGTCCTTTTGCCCAGTTTGCTCTCTTTGCTCGGCGCACAATGTCAAACaatctttttcttcgtttGCTCCGTCAACTTATTCGCTTGGTAGCGATAGTTCCGACATAGACGCACACCCGTAGCCACGTGTGCAATGTACCAACACGTATGCAGAGTGCGCAGCAAGTGCAGGATCGAGGTAGCTGCATATCTCCCAGCCTAGGAATTGGAATGGATGGCGAACGTGGGTACAATAGTTCGCATTGTATTGGATCTCTCCGAGTGATAGGCACTCCCCCTTCCTTCcaacccccccccccccccccccctatCTATCCATTCTCCTCTATCTCGTTGCTTCTGTTTCGCTTTTTCCTACGCTCCAGCACAAGCTACCCTTCTCAGTCGAGTTTCCTACCCTCCTACTCGTATCTCATTTTACGAAGGCCTCGAGCGTGCGTTATTATGCGCGTTATGCCACTGCCTCGCTATTCTATCGCCGTTGCAGCCAACTGCATCGTTTCTGCCCGTTTTCTCCTCTTCCGGTCCCAGCTACGGCATTTggcccgccgcgccgcgtgtCCTGCGACTCGCGACCCACGCGGATTCGACTAACCGATCGAtagatcgatcgatcgatcccTCCCCCATCCTATTCGAACCGTCCCCTATCAAAACTCCTTGCGGAAATTTCTCTCTATTTCTACCCTCGATAACAGCTCGCCAACAAACCCAACTTTATTCTCTATGTACACTCGATCCGCGACCTTCCAATCCTTCTATGGTACTTTCTCCCGATTTTCCTGATAACGTCTAATACTTTTCTATATTTCTACTGGCGAATCTGGAAAAAGGTAGCCGTGTACGTGTCATCCGTGGTCGATTTCGATAACCTTGGCTTGCGTTCGCCAAATTGTCACGGGAacgatatttttcattttatatgaaaattgtaattttaccAAGTTTTCCGAAGTAAAATTTATCGCTATGACATATTGCTTTTCATCTTTCAATTGTGTATTAATATGGAAATTAATTCGATTATGGAACGATGCGCGTGTGTACGTATTATAGTTTTAATTTAGAACTTGGTTTCAACTAGTGGCACACCAGGGAATTACAAAGTATTACGAACATAACTCCATGACGATTGGTGGAATTCCATCGGTACAAGGTAtcgtgaaaaatgaaattatccGGAAACCATGGTAGCTGGCAAATGGAAAGGGAGTTAAGCGGCCTTCGTTCGGCAAATAATTGATGCGCGTCAATTAGATTTGTCAGGGTGATCGTCGTAATGAAATTAACAGGAACACCAGCCGTAGacacgtacatacatataaccAGTAATAGATATGTATACCCTCGCTGAATCGTATCATCTACAAGGTGTGTCGTAAATTCGCCATTCAATTCCATCCTTTTTGTTTTATCTGTAGACAGGACCGAATTCAGATTTTTGGAGCCCTGAACCATCAGATTTTAGAGGGCCCTATTGGTTGATAAATTTAgttctaataaaaattaattaacatttcatcgtaaaagaaaacaaaatttcattcaatatttttttatataataaatggaAGGTTTATAAGGGAGTCTCCTTCAAAGTGGGACATCCCTTTAATTCGGccctgtaaaaaaaaatatttgcaaaagtgaaaagtttattgcttttcattatttatccaTTCGTATTCCTGTGTCGAATTATAATTTGAATCCCGCTCGCCTCGGTGATTTATACTTTTGCTGTGTTCTGGGCAAACCATAATTTGTATGCATTACATGCGCATCTCATTGAAAATGTCGTTCTAATTACCTTGTATGGGTTGTATCAGTTTCGTAATACGTATCGTGTCTGGCACGAAAGACAATCGAATGGATCGGCAAAGATTCATGAGACACCCAGTATGGACACATGTATGTACATGTACATCCGTGTACATGGAGGCTCTCACCATagcgtgaaatttaaatttttccgATACCGGATACCACTAATTCCGTTGATCCGGTAAAACTGCTAGGAATTCCTATCTCACTTTCTGGTTAACGAAGATAACGCGATAGTTCAGACTGCTCTACCGAGGAAACGGCCAATTATCGGTCTACTTATCGATGACAGCCTCCAGGTCGCTTTAATCTTTCGATTCTTTTCATCGTCAGTCATTCCCGTTCCTTCGCTCGATAACAACGAGAAGATTTCGTTTCGCTGCTTGCTATTAAACTGATTCTATACGCGGACAATTGAATAAGTTTCTTACCTACTATTGAAACGAGAATAGATGTATTCggtattcatttattttcaaacgatATGTAACTGTCCTCCATCCCATTTTTACCAACAACATTCGATACGAATAGAAAATTTTCGTTTAAAGTTTCGGAATTATGGTGATCAATTCTCGTCGCAGAATCTTTCCAGACAGAGTTTTAGGAAtattttcgatgaaattaaCACCTCCTCTTAGCCATTTCTGCGGTGACAGGTTCCCTGTAATTATTTCGTAGAATgttcattttaaacaaatgCGATCTGCAGTGAAGTAACTAGGTAGGGGGTAAAATGGGCTTGGGGTCTCCAAAAATAGGGGCTGGCATCCCCttattattctaaaattctaaaattctctGCCGACCTGACCCACTCTCAGAAAAAAGTCCTAGTACCAATGGAGATATACTTATtgtctttttttaatttctctaaatataaaattataaacgaaagaaaagataCACTCACCATTCGCGAAGTCGACAATATCTTTAGCCGATACCGTGCTGCTATCCGGTTGCCTTACGACAAACGCGACTGGTATTTCTCCGCACATCTCGTCAGGTTTCCCCACAACCGCCACCTCTTTAACACTCGGATGCGACAATATCACAGCTTCGATCTCGGACGGTGAAACTTGGAAACCTTTGTATTTGATCAATTCTTTTATCCGACCCGTGATGTACAATAACCCGTTCTCGTCCAGGTACCCTAGATCACCGGTGTGACACCAACTGTCTTTGTCGATCGTTTCTGCGGTGACCTTAGGGTTTTGGAAATAGCCGAGCATCACTTGTTCACCCTTGAAGCAAACTTCACCGACTTCCTTTACTGCCAGAGTCCTGCCTGTGCTCGGATCTACTATTTTATACTGGAATCCCGGTATCGCAGCGCCAACCGTGTTGTCGGTACTCCTTCTGCCGCTCAAATTCGATATTATTGATAATTCCGTCATACCGTAACCGTTCCGAATGTATTTCATTTTCGTGCGTCTTCTCACTTCTTCCCATATCTGAAATAGATTCAcgtttttctctattttttttttctatctttcttctTTACAAAGATTTGAGATTATGAAAACAGATGGCTGATGGACGGAACAAGGCTCGCAAATATCGCGATATTTCGTTTTCATGTGTCGGCAATTTGGAAGGGAATGGCTTAAATACTTGTGCAAACCGAGCGGCACACAAATTGTTTCCCTCGAGGGGGTTACTTTCCCAGCTGCCTTGAAACTTTTCGCCGGATGCTACGGTTTATTGCGGATGCACAAAATTCTTGGTTACTTTCCACAGAAACTGATTGCGTTTCATTGTTTTCTATAGTCTGCttagtattttttttataattgttaattattttattttcgttaGTTGCGGTAACGAGTGTGTACGCAGCTTTAGAATTTAACTGAAAATTCAACCATACTAAGAGCATCAGCCAAAGATAGATTTGAACTGTAAGTTCGCGTCACGAATACGACAAGGGGTTAACTTTGGGTTAACAAGGGCACCCCTTGTACGGCAACGGGTTAATGATTTAATTTTGTGGTAGCTTTTTTGTTACTTggtttcttcgtttctttgaACCTTATTTTTATGCTAACCAGTGCTCTTGCCATCAATTTTGATAAGGTTTTGGTAAAAACTTACGCTCTGTTGAAGAGGGGCTGCGCCAGATAATAATTCTCTTACGCTGCTAAAATCATAGTTTTCCACCATTCGGTGTTTAGCCAGCATTATCAAGATTGGAGGAACCAATGGTAGATGCGTGATTCTGTAATCATCGATGGCTTTTAACAACGCAACGAGGTCGAAATTTCGCATTAAGTATACGATTCCTCCGGTACTTAGCGATACAATTGCTAATCCAAACGCGTAGCCATGGAACAGTGGCAAGAAGAGTATTACTCGGTCACCCGGTCGACAATCTAAATGATCTGGAACtctttaaatgaaaataaattttggttATTTAAATGATTTGTACAGGAAGAGGTTAGCTATGCCTGTTTTAGGTTAGAGGAGAAGGGATACCCCTGTTATTTTTAGATGtagaaagtttgaaaataGTCATAAACAGAAAAATCAAATATAGAAATTTGGAGATTTTCATGCGAAATGTGccttataaatataaatattatagacTTTACAAAACTTCggttttttttcactttttctaaTTGATGGAAAATTCGGTTTTGTCATTTGGTATAGTAATATGAGATAGCGTTACTTTTGAGAAAAATAAggttataaaattaacacggaacattaataatgataaattaaatatacaaagAACGTCAAATATATGTGGGTGTTGAGTGGAGGGGACcagagggtttcgtctccctggacgcctttagttcgggccggggaccgctaggtggcagCGAGATGACACAGTGTTCTCGCTagcggtcgcccggcatgcagttcgAATGTATAGGagttccgaattgcggtatgatagATGTCTGGGTGCATAAGACAACCAATTAAACAATTCTAACCAATTCTACAATTCCCGTTTAAAATCTATTCTACTACTTGATATCTAATCATtgttaaaagtttcaataCGGGTTAAAACCTTGGTATCTCATATTCTACCCTATCTCATATCCGTACCTTCTCCTTTATCCATCTATGATAAAAATCTCTCGCTCACCTAGTATTGAACATGAAAGTTAATAAATTTCGATGCGACAACATTACACCT
Encoded here:
- the LOC114872820 gene encoding 4-coumarate--CoA ligase 1-like → MEVDQNIVHALPALKVPNLSLGQYIYQQLREYGDNIIQVDIQTGKQFTYDQVLEKSVILATVLKSYGIQVEDRVSIASENHPNYMITMCATLFTGATWAPLNPAYTKREYRHMLDIYQPRIMFVTHRTEKIMREIAPTLSWPMKLIQVEDVALDGQMVTLKELLEKQKNIVDPYAFEPVPVDDHAKRIAVILGSSGTTGFPKGVMLSHRNLLTFMFNTRVPDHLDCRPGDRVILFLPLFHGYAFGLAIVSLSTGGIVYLMRNFDLVALLKAIDDYRITHLPLVPPILIMLAKHRMVENYDFSSVRELLSGAAPLQQSIWEEVRRRTKMKYIRNGYGMTELSIISNLSGRRSTDNTVGAAIPGFQYKIVDPSTGRTLAVKEVGEVCFKGEQVMLGYFQNPKVTAETIDKDSWCHTGDLGYLDENGLLYITGRIKELIKYKGFQVSPSEIEAVILSHPSVKEVAVVGKPDEMCGEIPVAFVVRQPDSSTVSAKDIVDFANGNLSPQKWLRGGVNFIENIPKTLSGKILRRELITIIPKL